A region from the Carassius auratus strain Wakin unplaced genomic scaffold, ASM336829v1 scaf_tig00216060, whole genome shotgun sequence genome encodes:
- the LOC113096992 gene encoding gastrula zinc finger protein XlCGF52.1-like, whose translation MTSVKTEFIKEEREKMGDPEPGRIKHTEDTQEQTEENENEESTEVKEKNHAKTREKPLSSSQIKQKDLEKQRDKKSFTCPQCGRSLASKTCLDIHLRVHTGERPFTCDQCGKSFTQSSCLKVHMNIHTGEKPYKCSHCDKRFSWSGSRKVHEMTHTGEKPYTCDQCGKSFTIKGQLSVHMRVHTGEKPFTCDQCGKSFTWSSCLKEHMSIHTGKKPYKCSYCEKRFSQTGNLNKHERFHTGEKPYTCDQCGKSFTLKGQLTEHIRIHTGEKPLTCDQCGKSFRKSSQLYIHMNSHTREKLYTCNQCWKTFLWASALKQHLRLHTREKPYSCDLCGKSFSLPQTLKRHQKTHTGEREYMCIECEKTFTTAKCLKRHERIHTGEKPYKCSHCDKRFSDPSNLKRHERIHTGEKPNH comes from the exons ATGACATCTGTAAAGactgagtttattaaagaggaaagAGAGAAGATGGGAGATCCAGAACCCGgcagaatcaaacacactgaagatactcaagaacaaacag AAGAAAATGAGAATGAAGAATCAACTGAAGTTAAGGAGAAAAATCATGCTAAAACTAGAGAAAAACCCTTGAGCAGCTCTCAAATCAAACAGAAAGATTTAGAGAAACAAAGAGacaagaaatctttcacctgTCCTCAGTGTGGAAGGAGTCTTGCAAGCAAAACATGTCTTGATATTCActtgagagttcatactggagagagaccattcacttgtgatcagtgcgggaaaaGTTTCACTCAGTCATCATGTCTTAAGgtacacatgaacatccacactggagagaaaccttacaagtgttcacactgtgacaagagattcagttgGTCAGGAAGCCGGAAGGTACATGAGATgacccacactggagagaaaccgtacacatgtgatcagtgtgggaagagtttcacaatAAAAGGACAACTTTCAGTACATATGAGagttcatacaggagagaaaccattcacttgTGATCAATGCGGGAAAAGTTTCACTTGGTCATCATGTCTTAAAGAACACATGAGCATCCACACTGGCAAGAAACCATACAAGTGTTCATACTGTGAAAAGAGATTCAGTCAGACAGGAAATCTGAATAAACATGAGAGgttccacactggagagaaaccgtacacatgtgatcaatgcgggaagagtttcacattAAAAGGACAACTTACAGAGCATATAagaattcatactggagagaaaccattaacttgtgatcaatgtgggaagagttttaGAAAATCATCACAACTTTATATACACATGAACAGCCACACTAGAGAGAAACTGTACACATGTAATCAATGCTGGAAAACGTTTTTGTGGGCTTCAGCCCTAAAGCAGCACCTGAGACTTCATACACGGGAGAAGCCATATTCATGTGatttgtgtggaaagagctttTCATTGCCACAAACTTTGAAACGTCATCAGAAAACACATACTGGTGAGAGAGAGTACATGTGCattgagtgtgaaaagacttttactaCAGCAAAGTGTTTAAAACgtcatgagaggatccacactggagagaaaccttacaaatgttcacactgtgacaagagattcagtgatccatcaaatctgaaaagacatgagaggattcacactggagagaaaccgaaTCACTGA
- the LOC113096993 gene encoding gastrula zinc finger protein XlCGF57.1-like codes for MRDPEPCRIKHTEDTQELTELIEENEENGELSKVEEKRHDKPGEKPVSHSKTKNNFLKTRGVKKSFICTQCGKSFTQKQNLDGHMRVHTGEKLFTCDQCGKSYPRSSKLKRHMSIHTGEKPYSCDQRGKTFVYKEILKSHMIVHTTEKLFTCDQCGKSFKQSRHLKRHAKSHTGEKPYFCDQCGNSFSGSGSLKVHMRIHTRERPFKCDQCGKSFTQSSNLKKHTMSHTGEKPYSCDQCGNSFSGSENLKVHMRIHTRERPFKCDQCGKSFTRSSHHSRHMRIHTGEKPFMCDQCDKTFHRASGLKRHILVHTKEKPHLCSECGKRFKHKQMLQVHQKIHTGVREYMCFECEKMFMSATGLKLHEMIHTGEKPYTCNQCRKSFRQKSSLKSHMRDHIIEELPTCE; via the exons atgagagatccagaaccctgcagaatcaaacacactgaagatactCAAGAACtaacag agCTGATCGAGGAGAACGAGGAGAATGGAGAACTGAGTAAAGTGGAGGAGAAACGCCATGATAAACCTGGAGAAAAACCTGTGAGTCACTCAAAgactaaaaataattttttaaagacaAGAGGAGTCAAGAAATCTTTCatctgcactcagtgtggaaagagtttcacacaaaaacaaaatcttgatggtcacatgagagttcatactggagagaaactgtttacatgtgatcaatgtgggaagagttACCCACGATCATCAAAACTTAAGAGACACATGAGTATCCACACTGGGGAGAAACCATACTCTTGTGATCAGCGCGGAAAGACATTCGTATACAAAGAAATTCTTAAGAGTCACATGATAGTTCATACTACAGAAAAGCTGTTtacatgtgatcaatgtgggaagagtttcaaaCAATCAAGACATCTTAAGAGACACGCGAAGAGCCATACTGGGGAGAAACCATACttttgtgatcagtgtgggaacaGTTTCAGTGGATCAGGAAGCCTTAAAGTACACATGAGAATCCACACGAGAGAAAGACCATTCAaatgtgatcaatgtgggaagagtttcacacaatcatcaaacCTTAAGAAACACACGATGAGCCACACTGGGGAGAAACCATACTCTTGTGATCAATGTGGGAACAGTTTCAGTGGATCAGAAAACCTTAAAGTACACATGAGAATCCACACGAGAGAAAGACCATTCAAATGTGAccaatgtgggaagagtttcactcGATCATCACACCATAGTAgacacatgaggatccacactggagagaaaccatttaTGTGTGATCAATGTgacaaaacatttcatagggcatCAGGCCTGAAGAGGCACATCCTGGTTCATACAAAGGAGAAGCCACATTTGTGTTCTGAATGTGGAAAGAGATTTAAACATAAGCAAATGTTACAGGtacatcagaaaatacatactggtgtgagagagtacatgtgtTTTGAGTGTGAAAAGATGTTTATGTCAGCAACCGGTTTAAAACTGCATGagatgattcacactggagaaaaaccctACACATGTAATCAGTGCAGAAAGAGTTTCAGACAAAAGTCATCTCTTAAGTCTCACATGAGAGATCACATCATAGAGGAGCTGCCCACGTGTGAATAG